A window from Theobroma cacao cultivar B97-61/B2 chromosome 3, Criollo_cocoa_genome_V2, whole genome shotgun sequence encodes these proteins:
- the LOC108661222 gene encoding zingipain-2-like produces MTLTLVLFFIFGTLASQAMSRTIHEASIANKHEQWMATYGRKYESKSEKEKRFNIFKDNLEYIESFNKAGNKSYKLGINEFADMTHDEFLAAHTGYKMPHNPTTSISTSFRYENFSEVPTSLDWREKGAVTAIKYQGTCGCCWAFSAVAAIEGIIQISTANLISLSEQQLLDCSTNGNHGCEGGWMMNAFEYVMQNKGITKEETYPYKAIQGTCDMEKVAAQVVDISGYEMVPANDEEALLKAVTNQPVSVALDGSGLDFQHYKTGVFNGDCGTSMTHAVTIIGYGTNEEGKNYWLIKNSWGESWGENGYMKIERDVNTPIGLCGIAKKASYPIA; encoded by the exons ATGACTTTAACCCTTgtcttgtttttcatttttgggaCCTTGGCATCTCAAGCCATGTCGCGCACAATTCATGAAGCTTCCATTGCTAACAAACATGAGCAATGGATGGCTACTTACGGTCGAAAATATGAGAGCAAATCAGAGAAGGAAAAGCGTTTTAATATATTCAAGGACAACTTGGAATATATTGAGAGCTTCAACAAAGCTGGAAATAAAAGTTATAAGTTAGGCATTAATGAGTTTGCAGATATGACCCATGATGAATTCCTTGCAGCTCATACTGGATACAAGATGCCACACAACCCAACCACTTCCATATCAACATCATTTAGGTATGAAAACTTCTCAGAAGTTCCAACAAGCTTGGATTGGAGAGAGAAAGGTGCTGTCACCGCTATTAAGTACCAGGGAACATGTG GATGTTGCTGGGCATTTTCAGCAGTGGCAGCCATTGAAGGGATTATCCAAATTTCAACTGCTAACTTGATCTCATTGTCTGAGCAGCAACTATTAGACTGCAGCACAAATGGAAATCATGGTTGTGAGGGTGGTTGGATGATGAATGCCTTCGAATATGTTATGCAAAACAAGGGGATAACCAAGGAAGAAACTTATCCATATAAAGCAATACAGGGAACTTGTGACATGGAGAAGGTTGCAGCCCAAGTTGTAGATATAAGTGGTTATGAGATGGTACCTGCCAATGATGAGGAAGCCTTGCTTAAGGCTGTAACAAACCAACCTGTCTCAGTTGCCCTTGATGGGAGTGGACTAGACTTTCAACATTACAAAACTGGAGTGTTCAACGGAGATTGTGGGACTTCTATGACCCATGCTGTCACAATTATTGGATATGGAACTAACGAAGAAGGTAAAAACTATTGGTTGATCAAGAATTCATGGGGTGAGAGTTGGGGTGAAAATGGCTACATGAAGATTGAGAGGGATGTGAATACCCCGATAGGTCTTTGTGGCATTGCAAAGAAAGCATCCTATCCAATTGCATAA